A single region of the Sciurus carolinensis chromosome 16, mSciCar1.2, whole genome shotgun sequence genome encodes:
- the LOC124967421 gene encoding cytochrome P450 2A13-like, with the protein MVKESLVDQTEEFSGRGQQATFDHLFKGYGVAFSNGERTKQLKRFCLHVLRELGVGKRGTEHRIQQEADFLIEALQSTRAKVREETDQVIGRNRQPSCGDRTKMPYTQAVIHEIQRFANVGPFAMAHRVTKDTRFRDFFLPKGTDVIYMLGSLLIDPRIFSTPDDFKPQHFLDDKGLKKVDAHVPFSMGKKSCLGEGLATMELFLFLTSIMQNFCFKCSPEPQDIKLSLNHEDFARVPPNFTMSFLPR; encoded by the exons ATGGTTAAGGAGTCGCTGGTGGATCAGACTGAGGAGTTCAGTGGGAGAGGCCAGCAGGCCACCTTTGACCACCTCTTCAAAGGCTATG GTGTGGCCTTCAGCAACGGGGAGCGCACCAAGCAACTCAAGCGCTTCTGCCTCCATGTGCTGCGGGAACTGGGTGTGGGGAAGCGGGGCACTGAGCATCGCATCCAGCAGGAGGCAGACTTCCTCATCGAGGCCCTGCAGAGCACACGCG CCAAGGTCCGTGAGGAGACTGACCAGGTGATTGGCAGGAACCGGCAGCCCAGCTGTGGGGACCGAACAAAGATGCCCTACACACAGGCAGTGATCCACGAAATACAAAGATTTGCAAATGTGGGCCCCTTTGCCATGGCTCACAGGGTCACCAAGGACACCAGGTTTCGGGACTTCTTCCTACCCAAG GGCACTGATGTGATCTATATGCTGGGCTCCCTGCTGATTGACCCCAGGATCTTCTCCACACCTGACGACTTCAAGCCCCAGCACTTCCTGGATGACAAGGGGCTGAAGAAGGTTGATGCTCACGTGCCCTTTTCCATGG gAAAGAAGAGCTGCTTGGGAGAAGGCCTGGCTACGATGgagctctttctcttcctcacctCCATCATGCAGAACTTCTGTTTCAAGTGTTCCCCGGAACCCCAGGACATAAAGTTGTCCTTGAATCACGAGGATTTTGCCAGGGTCCCACCAAACTTCACCATGAGCTTCCTGCCACGCTGA